acaaatcaacgaagctatttagatgggtagcggcatcttcactaggaaggccggaaaacggatctttcatgacaagatccagcaaagcggcattaatttcacaagattcgacatcagtaagaggagcaatcggagtgctaataaaatctatgttgttggtattagtaaagtcacacaatttagtgttatcttgagccatcgtgacaagcaagcaatccaacacacaagcaaacaaaaatcaagcgggaaaaaagaggcaaatagagaaagagagagagggcgaataaaacgacaagggtgaagtgggggagaggaaaacgagaggcaaatggcaaataatgtaatgcgggagataagggttgtgatgggtacttggtatgttgacttttgcgtagtctcccggcaacggcgccagaaatcttcttgctacctcttgagtactgcgttggatttccttgaagaggaaaggatgatgcagcaaagtagcgtaagtattttcctcagtttttgagaaccaaggtatcaatccagtaggaggctacgcgcgagtccctcgtacctgcacaaaacaaataactcctcgcagccaacgcgataaggggttgtcaatctcttcacggtcacttacgagagtgagatctgatagatatgataagataatacttttggtatttttatgataaagatgcaaaggaaataactaagtattggaagattaatatgatgaagatagacccgggggccataggtttcactagtggcttctctcaagagcataagtattttacggtgggtgaacgaattactgttgagtaattgacagaattgagcatagttatgagaatatctaggtatgatcatgtatataggcatcacgtccaagacaagtagaccgactcctgcctgcatctactactattactccactcatcgaccgctatccagcatgcatctagagtattaagttcatgaaaacagagtaacgccttaagcaagatgacatgatgtagagggataaattcatgcaatatgataaaaaacccatcttgttatcctcgatggcaacaatacaatacgtgccttgctgcccctgctgtcactgggaaaggacaccgcaagattgaacccaaagctaagcacttctcctattgcaagaaaaattaatctagtaggccaaacaaaactgataattcgaagagacttgcaaagataaccaatcatacataaaagaattgagagaagattcaaatattgttcatagataatcttgatcataacccacaattcatcggtctcaacaaacacaccgcaaaaagaagattacatcgaatagatctccacaagagagggggagaacattgtattgagatccaaaaagagagaagaagccatctagctaataactatggacccaaaggtctgaggtaaactactcacacttcattggaggggctatggtgttgatgtagaagccctccgtgatggataccccctccggcggagctccggaacaggccccaagatgggatatcgtggatacaaaaagttacggcggtggaattagggttttggctctgtatctgatcgtttgggggtacgtaggtatatataggaggaaggagtacgtcggtggagtaatAGGGGGCCCATGagcgtggagggcgcgcctgggggggtaggcgcgcccccacctcgtgacctcctcctttgtttcttgatgtagggtccaagtatcctggatcatgttcggtgagaaaatcacgttcccgaaggtttcattccgtttggactccgtttgatattccttttattcgaaaccctaaaataggcaaaaacaacaattctgggctgggcctccggttaataggttagtcccaaaaataatataaaagtggataataaagcccaataatgtccaaaacagtagataatatatcatggagcaataaaaaattatagatacgttggagacgtatcaatggtagGAGTGTGCTATTAGCTATAGCGTTTTCATGTTTTGAGCTATGAGGAAGGCCATAGGTAGCTGAAGACAAGTGTTTGTGCCAAGATTCTTGAGGGTGATAAAGAGAGTTATTTTTATGATTGGGTCCTTTAGTTGCTACTAGAGGCAGGGGTTTAAAGTTATGAAATATGTGAGAGTGGTGGTTGTATTCACGAGACCTTCCCTTCATTCGCAGTCATCGGACATCGTTGTTGGCCGCTCTTTGGTATACCCATTTGCCTGAATTAAGGCTATATACACGACCCGACGTTCACTAGTTCGCATCGCTACCTTCCAAACCTCTAGGTTATAGCAGTTTGTCGCATGTACTCCCTTGCCAATGCCAAGGGGTTACTTGCAGGAGGAAGTCATGTTGGTGCCAAACTACTCGCCCGCCATCACTTGAGTTTTATACCCATCTCTCAATTTAGCTTTCATCATGCGAGGTCCATATATTGTATCCATTGGCTACCCATCATGCACATGAATACCTCATGGGTTTGAGCATGGGTGCCAGTTTGTGTCCATAGGCATTGAAGTGAGCGAGTATAGAAAtaaaggggctgtttggattgtgactacctTTGCCATATGTTGCCatatgatttttgccacacttgccttagttgagttgctcaaattgttagccacacttttgcctgcctaagggaatcttgccacactttttgtgtctatgacatgtggggttcactgctcataaaaaaatcattgccttaggtgtggctagaaccaaacacctacctaacatggtcaaacttgcctaaggttaggtgtggcaaagtatGGCAAGGTGTGGCTGGGAACCAAAGTATGTGGGTATGAGTTTGGGCAGGAGGAGATTGTACCCACCCATACCACCATGAAAAATTAAGACCAATTTTTATGAGCTGGATTTTATAAAAGAAGTATAACTTTCTTTCTAGCAATAAGAGATGATACAAtgtaaaaatataaaaatattgcaGGTAAAGTGCACAAGATCTAGGTAATCAATAAGTTTGCACCACATGAAAGCGTAATTTATGTATTTGAAGAAGTCAAACATCATGCCTAGTCAGCAATCACAATCATAATACATGAAAAAACATGCCTTTGACCACCTTAGCCCCCCTTTTGACCCACGCGGACGAAATTTGTATAGTGTTGAGTATCTTGTATATGTGGTTATATGTTGAAAGTCCCGGTCTTCTAAATGCAATTAACACTTGCTACCCCAAAATATATTTGCTTCTCCCACTAAAAACAATATGATTTGATATGCCCTTTTGTCAGGTAAACGAGACAGTCAAATGTAACAACATATTCAAAAACACATATATAACGAGTAAACACAATACACACGGAGACAAGCACATGACTCGGTGGTTAGCCGTGCCAGTGACTCGGTGGTTACCCCAAATATATTTTCCTTGTCCCAGTCAAAGATACCTTATGTATCGCGTTTGATCATGTACTCCTTGTATACGCCGAGGCTAAAAACACACGCAATTCGCACACCATGCTCACCAATGCACGTGCAAATACTAATAACTAAACTAAAAGCATCGCAACTGCTACACAAACCTGCTTAAAAATAAAGTTATTCTAACATAGACAACTGCTACACAAATACTAACAAATTTGTTAGGGGTTTAAAGTTATGGAATAGGTGAGAGTGGTGGTTTTTATTCATGAGACCTTCCCTTCCTTCACTATCATCGGACATCATTGTTGGCCGCTCTTTGGTATATACCCATTGGCTGAATTAAGACTATCAACATGCACAGACGTTCACTGGTTCGCACGGCTACCTTCCAAACCTCTAGATTATAGCAGTTTGTCGAGTGTACTCCCTTGGCAACGCCAAAGGGTTACGTGCAGGAGGAAGCCATGTTGGTGTGAGACTACTCGCCCGCCATCActtgaattatatatatatatatatatatatatatccattttTAAATGTAGCTTTTGTCATGCGAGGGTTATATACTGCACCCATTGGCTACCCATCATGCACAGGAATACTTGATGGTTTTGAGCATAGGTGCCAGTTTGTGCCCATAGATATTGAAGTGATTGGGTATAGAAAATTACATGGGTATGAGTTTGGGCGGGCAGTATGAAAAAGTAAGACCGATTTTTATGAGTCGGATCTTGTAAAAGAAATATAACTTTCTTtctagcaacatgaggatgatatgatgtaaaaatatataaaaaagttGCAGGTAAGTGCACAATCAATAAGCTTGCATCACAGGAAAGCATAATTTATGTATTTTTTAAAGTCAAACATATATGCCTAGTCAACAATCACAGATCACTGATTTATGAAAAATCCAAAAAGAATAATACATAGAAAAAACATGCCTTTGACCACCTTAGCCCCCCTTTTGGACCCATGCGAACCAATTTTGATGAGCCCTGACTATCTTCTATATGTGGTTATATGTTGAAAGTCCCAGTCTTCTAAATGCAACCAGGACTTGCTATCCAAAAAAATAGTTGCTACCCCCGCTAGAAAGAATATGTTTTGATATGCCCTTTTTGTCAGATAAATGAGACCGTCAAACGTAACGAAATATTTAAAAACGACATATATACCGAGTAAACGCAATTCACACATGAAAACGAGCACGTGGCTCGATGGTTCCATGCAGCCCAGCCCGCCTAAGTTTGATCCATGGGATCATCTCGTCTCAGGTGTCTCAGTCGAGGTATTTCCATTGTCTCCGCCGCACGCACCTCATATGTCCACGGGTCACAGCGAGAACTCATAGCTGGCGTGTGAGTTGCTGCGTGTGCGAATGTGCGGTGCGTTTGATCATGTACCACACCTTGTATCCGCCGAGGCTAAGAACACACACAATTCGCACACCATGCTCACCACTGCACGTGCAAGTACTAATAACTAAACTAAAAGCACCGCAACTGCTACACAAAACCTGCTTAAAATAAAGTTATTCTAACATAGCCAAAGCCAAGCCAACCAAAACCTAGCTAAATTGCGGTACAGATAGGCACACGACCAAGCCAGCCACACACACACGAGAGGGAGAGCCACATGCATCCGCTCCACGGAACATCCTGCCATTCTCTAGTCCCTCTACACCTGGAAAGTACGCGTCGGGGGGCTTTCCTCCCGTAAACACCTCATAAAAATCATTCTCAGGAGGACCAAATCACCCGAGCCCAAGCCAAAACCAAAACAaataccaacacacacacacacagccagccagccagccagcgaaAAAATCCCCCCACCCCGTCCCTCCCTGCAATAGCAAACACGCGGAAAAAAAATGGAGGCATGAAcacgccctcctcctccgtccGCCCCTCCTCCCCCGATCCCGCCCGTCGGCAGCCCAGCGGCCCCGCCCCCCCGCCCCCTCCTCGCCGGCGGCGCCCTAGCTCGTAGGCGCGCGTGAGGGAGGGAAGCGGCGCGCAGCGACGATGCCGTCGCACTCGGATCTGGACCGGCAGATCTCGCAGCTGCGGGACTGCAAGTTCCTGCCGGACGCCGAGGTCAAGGCGCTCTGCGAGCAGGCCAAGGCGATCCTCATGGAGGAGTGGAACGTGCAGCCCGTGCGCTGCCCCGTCACCGTCTGCGGCGACATCCACGGCCAGTTCTACGACCTCATCGAGCTCTTCCGCATCGGGGGCGACACCCCCGACACCAACTACCTTTTCATGGGCGACTACGTCGGTAGGTCCCCGCCGCCCCCGGCCTTGTCCGCACAAAGGATTCGGTCAGGTCGATCGATCTGATTCCCAGGATTAGGCGGGTTACGAATTCGATAGATCCTCCCCTCCTGGTCTCTGTGGATTGGAAGGTTTGAGCTGGCGGGGCTGCGAATAGATTGTTCACGCTAAtgatttttattttttcttactGTTGTTCCATGGATTGCTGGAATGAATTGTGTCATCATGCTAGGTCCTGTTCTGTTGATTAAATAGGGTGGATGCTGTTTCGGATTAGATATGTCAACCGAGGCAAAATTTATTGAAGAGTATGAAGGGATTTTCATGGGCATGAATGGATATCCTTGAAGTGTTCCTTGTAGTAACGGCGCATTTAGAGAATTGGAGCGATGGTTTTGGACTTTTGTTGCCTCATTTAACAAGGCGAAAGGCTGCCCGGTAGAGCGACAAACAGGGATTTTTTTTTTGTCGTTATTCGCGTATGCTTTTCCCTGCGTGGCAAGCATTCTCAGAACTGATCTCAGCATGATTACGTTGTAAGAATGACAACCATTCGTCGACTAAGGTGTCGCTTCATTGCCCTTCGATGGTAAGCTGTTCCGCTCGCCTTAGCCATCTAGCATATGGGGCCCACAGAGAATTTTCTGCCGCTGCCCACTTGTCGCTGATACTGGGCTGGTAAAATACATTCCCGTGCTGCTGTGGTGAGGGTGAAGAGAGGGCTTTGCGAGGCAGAAGGTAGGGTTGTGCGATGGTGTCTGATGATGTGAGGATGGGGAGGAGCGGGGTGGCTCCGCTGCTGCGGTGAGGGAGAAGGGAGTGGTTGTGGCAATTAGGTCACAGGAGTAGATGGGGCTATTAGATGATGGGCTTTGAGGTCACAGGAGTAGATGGGGCTATTAGATGATGGGCTTTTAAGCCAGATGGGACGTGGGTATTGTATACCCAGCTCTCAGCCTTTTTGTTTTTGTCTTGTTATGTGCTGTTTGCTCTGTTCCCAAGATTTCTAGGGCGCTAGCGTATTGCCTTATTTATAACCACTTGTAATTATTTGTGGGGGTTGCGCCCCTTACTTTTGAAAACCATGGTGTCTACAGCACATGCTTCCGATGTATTTATGCAGCACACCTATGAATCAGACAAATAAGACACCACTCAATGAGTATCTTTATTAACAATAATCATTTTGTAGACATTCGGTAGAAATGCTATTATTTATGCTAAGTTGACGGGTTCTTTCCTTTCTATCTATAATTTGATTAATTTATTTTTCTTTGGATCGTGTTCATTTGGTTCTGTGTTATAACTGCATTGATTTTTATGGACATTTGCTGCAGACCGTGGCTACTATTCAGTGGAGACTGTTTCATTATTAGTGGCTCTCAAAGTTCGTTATAGAGACAGAATCACAATATTGAGAGGAAATCACGAGAGCCGACAAATCACTCAAGTGTGAGTTCCTATTTCTCGATTCTGAAAAATCTTACAGCAGTTGCCAATTGCTAGCTTCAGCATAGTACTCTCTGAATTGTAATTACTGCAAAGCATATTGGCATTATTCCATAAATCTGTTCGAATGGCTGAGTTGGAAATGGATTATCTCCAGACACGAGTATGCTTTGTTGTAGAAAAGGCACTGAGAGGTTTTCGCTGTCAGAAGATTAGTACATATGTTACTTTGGTGTCTCCTGGTTTGTGacttttgccttctttacttttaAGTTACTTGCTACTTATTGAAGATTCTTGTCCAAAATCTAAACCTATAACATGATACTTGAATATTATTGGCAAATGGTCTGTTCACACATCGAGCCATATGTTAATTTAATCAATGAGACCATAGACATTAAATTAGGAAACGTTAAGTGTGGAAACAAATCTGTCGGACCTTGCTCCTGTTACTACGTGGGATTGCTGCACAACACAATCTTCTTCGTGATATGATGAATTTCTGATGTGTTGGAGGCTAGGTGTTTGTGGTATTGTTTTGACTAGGGGCAGCTACAGTGGGTCAGGGTTGGGATCACTAAGTATTGCTGCAAGACACATCTGATGGACCCACTGTAGATTATTTGCAGCATCATGATTTTGCGATGTGAAGTAGGACAGAGTTTGGGATATCATGACTTGAGGAGGTGCAGCCGATGGATCAGTGTGTAATGGTTTCAGTCAAATGTACGAACCAAGGTACAATTGTGCATTTGACCCAGGCTCCTGACTTTCTGCACTGGCCAAGCTCTAAGCTTCGGCCTTCGGAAGTGCATGAGAAAAAGTCTGAAGGTGATATATTGTGATTTGACCATCCGAAATGGTATAAACCATCAATTGTGATTTGGAATTTGGCTTTCAATTCTTCTGTCACCCCTAGCTGCTCTTGACCGGAGATCACATCAATTGTGATTTGGAATTTGGCTTTCAATTCCCCTTGGACTTCAACATGAAGGTGAAACAAAACAGCTTATAAATTTGTAGTAGAAGAAAAAAAAGATCTCATTTGCTACATACAAGAAAAATGTGGAAGTAATCATAAGCAGTGTAAACTCTTTACCCAAAGGTTGATAATTTTTTAATTAGTCATCATATCGCTATAACATGACTGGACAACAATGCATGTAGAACCGTAGTTTTTGGCAGTAACTTTATACCATATTGTGTTGAGGCTGCCTGGCTTGCCACCCCTGTATATCATATATGTAACTCTGCTTTCGCTTTTAGAATCAAATAATGGTGGATATCTAGCATTATTTTTTTGACATTATGAATTGGTCTTCAGGCTTCATAGTTTTACATCGTGACATGCTTTGACCCAGTGCAACAATTTTGACTGAGATGTTTCTTCACAGTTTCTATCCTATATTTTTGTGCACCATCCTATTGTTTGAAATATATTACTTATCCATCAAATGATCAAATATCCAATTATCCATATCAAAATTTGACAATACATATTTGTTTCAATTATATCCACTTGTCTCTGTGGTGTGGCTGTAACAAGGTTCCTGTCAACAATCACATCCCGAGGTAAAAAAGAAATGCACATAGCTACACAGTAGCCTGGCAGTTATACGAGTATATAACTAAATAAAGATGCATTCCTTGAATGTCCATTTCTTCACTTGAGCTCATCTGATCtcagtgaacagtaaaataaaaaaggtGCTAAGAAAATCCAAAAATCTTCTACATTCCTTTCCTTTGGAACAATATAAATCTTTCATCTTCTATCTGATCTGTTATATTCTTATATTTGAAAAAAATAAGTCATGGAAGTATCCAGTAGAACCCATATTTTGGGTTTACACTTGTTAACTCTCACATGATATTTGGATGGACGAGATGGACATATTTAGGTGCACCTGAAGCTCATATCCATGACTCTTCAGTAGACCCGTCACAGACAAATAAGTCAGTTGTGAGGGTGGCTAGCTGACTCCCAGATCTCATTCAATGGTAAATGGTCCATGTGGAGTTCAGATGTTAGCAGTTAATGTATTGTAGGGTTTGTGCTCGCTCTGGTATACTGAAGTAGGTGAACTCTCACATGATATTTGGATGGACGAGATGGACATATTTAGGTGCACCTGAAGCTCATATCCATGACTCTTCAGTAGACCCGTCATAGACAAATAAGTCAGTTGTGAGGGTGGCTAGCTGACTCCCAGATCTCATTCAATGGTAAATGGTCCATGTGGAGTTCAGATGTTAGCAGTTAATGTATTGTAGGGTTTGTGTTCGCTCTGGTATACTGAAGTAGGTGACATAAGTCATAACCTGATGCTGATTTACTTCGTGCAGAGAAGAGATAACTGGCTTGGGTCTGAAAATGGTTATTCCAAGAATACATTTTATCTGCATAACAGTTATATCGTGATCTGAACTTTAGCCTGGGGTGTGCATTGTGCTACTTTCTGAAATGCAAGCCTATCCATAGTGTTCGAAGGTGTTCCTGACAAGTTCTTGGCTACAGGTATGGCTTCTATGATGAATGCTTACGAAAGTACGGAAATGCAAATGTCTGGAAGTACTTCACAGATTTGTTTGATTATTTGCCTCTCACAGCTCTTATAGAAAACCAGGTTTGTTTTTTTCAAACAAATTTGTTGGTTTGCTCTGTTATTATGGACATAAAATTCATTCCCATGTACGCCTGGTTAAAGAAGAAATTTCTATTTTGCAGGTGTTTTGCCTCCATGGTGGTCTCTCTCCATCATTAGATACATTGGACAATATTCGTTCTCTTGATCGCATACAAGAGGTACACTGCATTTTACTGTTTGAGCTGGTGCCTAATATATGGATCATTTTATGCATGAAGTCTGTTGATTTGAACTACTCAATAGACACAGCAAACATTTTTGATATGGTCAATGTAGCTCTAGTAGAACAGAACAATGTGTAGATTCTGAATCTTTATTTAGAAGGCCAAAGTCGATCCTTGGGCTTGAGCAAAGGAAGTCATGTGCAGCCCCCCCTTTTTTGCCATTGAATTTCATTTATCTTGCATATGTGCATTGGCACACCTGGCATTCTTCAGAAGCATTTATCTGATGTGGTAAATTTCTCGTCAATGTACAGCAAGTATCCCCGAAGAGGTTTACTATATAGATAATTCGTCTAAGAAGTTACAGTGAATTGTTCTTTCGTGATATATAATTACATTTTCTGCCAAGACCAGGTCGACTAAGTGTTCTAACTGGTTGCAGTTATGTCGTTTGCACAGTTCCCCAGTCCTGCACGAATTTTACTTGCTAGTTCAGTTTTAGTGGGAAAATGGCTTTAAAATTAAAACGTGCAATATGGTTGGTACTTGGTATAGATTGTCGACTTAATATTGCATGAACCTTACTTCATTGCACCTTTGGGTTCAAGAATTTTTGTCTTCTGCAGAATATGTGTGCTGTATTCTGCGTTTTGGTCATACTCTTGACTTTTCTTTTTGTCTGTTCTCTAAAATGGCTGTAGGTCCCGCATGAAGGACCTATGTGTGATCTTTTGTGGTCTGATCCTGATGACCGATGCGGGTGGGGAATTTCACCAAGAGGAGCAGGCTACACATTTGGACAAGATATAGCACAACAATTTAACCATACAAATGGTCTTAGCCTTATTTCAAGGGCCCATCAACTTGTGATGGAAGGGTTCAATTGGGCACAGGTTGGTTTCCAGTGTGTTAGATTCCTTTGGCCCTAATCATTTTCGCACAATTCCTTAAACATGAACATGCACATAGAATTTCCCTTCATCTCTGGCATTTGCGCATCAGACTGGAAAACATCCTTGCAGGAAACTTGAATAATTGATTTGCCTTATGTCGATCACTGTGCAGGAGAAGAATGTTGTCACAGTTTTCAGTGCGCCAAACTACTGTTACCGGTGTGGTAACATGGCTGCGATTCTCGAAATTGGGGAGAACATGGATCAGAACTTCCTCCAATTCGATCCAGCGCCGCGGCAAATCGAGCCAGACACAACGCGCAAGACCCCCGACTACTTTTTGTAATCGTGGTGTTGACTTTTTTTAACTCTTTGTGCTGCTGGTGCTCCTCTCATCCGCAGCACTGCCTGGCTGGATCTGTAGATCTCTGTCCTTAGAAAATGGGATTCCTTGAGCTGAGTTGTGTACCTCCCTCTCATTCTTTTGTTTGGAGATTTTGGTTGCCGCTTCTCAGGACCTCATAGGACATGTTAAAAGTACATTGCATTGGTATTTTTTTTGTATCTCCATTTTGTATTGTTTCCGAGACAGAGAAGGGAAGCTGCAATAGAATCGTCTCGTAACATATTTCATGCTCTTCTTCAGAAGAGTTCCCTTATTTCAGGGATGTTGTGTTGTCTGGTATGGCCTGTGGAGGATCTGCCTCAAGT
This portion of the Triticum dicoccoides isolate Atlit2015 ecotype Zavitan chromosome 7A, WEW_v2.0, whole genome shotgun sequence genome encodes:
- the LOC119332502 gene encoding serine/threonine-protein phosphatase PP2A-1 catalytic subunit, yielding MPSHSDLDRQISQLRDCKFLPDAEVKALCEQAKAILMEEWNVQPVRCPVTVCGDIHGQFYDLIELFRIGGDTPDTNYLFMGDYVDRGYYSVETVSLLVALKVRYRDRITILRGNHESRQITQVYGFYDECLRKYGNANVWKYFTDLFDYLPLTALIENQVFCLHGGLSPSLDTLDNIRSLDRIQEVPHEGPMCDLLWSDPDDRCGWGISPRGAGYTFGQDIAQQFNHTNGLSLISRAHQLVMEGFNWAQEKNVVTVFSAPNYCYRCGNMAAILEIGENMDQNFLQFDPAPRQIEPDTTRKTPDYFL